Proteins encoded by one window of Rhinolophus ferrumequinum isolate MPI-CBG mRhiFer1 chromosome 13, mRhiFer1_v1.p, whole genome shotgun sequence:
- the LOC117032648 gene encoding U11/U12 small nuclear ribonucleoprotein 35 kDa protein produces MNDWMPIAKEYDPLKAGSIDGTDEEPHDRAVWRAMLARYTPNKGVTGDPLLTLFVARLNLQTKEEKLKEVFSRYGDIRQLRLVRDLVTGFSKGYAFIEYKEERSLLKAYRDADGLVIDQHEIFVDYELERTLKGWIPRRLGGGLGGKKESGQLRFGGRDRPFRKPINLPVVKNDQYREGKREKREQSRSREGHWESRARDRDHDRGREKRWQEREPHRVWPESDWDRERDFRDDRVKGREKRDRSK; encoded by the coding sequence ATGAACGACTGGATGCCCATCGCCAAGGAGTATGACCCCCTCAAAGCTGGCAGCATTGATGGCACCGACGAAGAACCCCACGATCGCGCCGTCTGGAGGGCAATGTTGGCTCGATACACCCCCAACAAAGGTGTCACGGGAGACCCCCTTCTCACCCTGTTTGTGGCGAGACTGAACTTGCAGACCAAAGAGGAGAAGTTAAAGGAAGTATTTTCCCGCTATGGGGACATCCGGCAGCTTCGACTGGTGAGGGACTTGGTCACGGGCTTTTCTAAAGGCTACGCCTTCATCGAATACAAGGAGGAACGTTCCCTGCTCAAGGCTTACCGAGACGCAGACGGCCTGGTCATCGACCAGCACGAGATTTTTGTGGACTACGAACTGGAAAGGACTCTGAAAGGGTGGATCCCTCGGCGACTTGGCGGGGGtctgggggggaaaaaggaaTCTGGGCAACTGAGGTTTGGAGGGCGGGACCGGCCTTTTCGAAAACCCATTAATTTGCCCGTTGTTAAAAACGACCAGTatagagagggaaaaagggaaaagagggagCAATCTCGATCCCGAGAAGGACACTGGGAGTCGAGGGCAAGGGATAGAGACCATGACCGGGGCCGGGAGAAGAGGTGGCAGGAAAGAGAGCCACACAGGGTGTGGCCTGAAAGTGACTGGGATAGAGAGAGGGATTTCAGAGATGACAGGGtcaaggggagggagaagagggacagAAGTAAGTAG